The Vicugna pacos chromosome 5, VicPac4, whole genome shotgun sequence genome includes the window GAAAGCCCCAAAATATTGTTAAGTGCTACACGTGGACCAACCAAGACCCTTAAAATGGATGTGACAGCTATGAATATTGGAAAACTTCAGCTATCTGGAAGCATAACAAGAAATTCTCATCTTCAATAGTCAGTTGATAGAGTTATACCCACTTCACCATGTAGGTTAAAATGTTTGCCATAAATAGACCCCCTTAAGAATATTAAGGATTTTCTGACCTTTtccactaaaaggaaaaaaaagtttgtgcTAGGGCTGTGTGCtgtggagggaggaagacagcctttggagacagacagaaatggTCTCGGATTCTGTTCTGCCGCTTACTAGCTATGGAAGTGCATGGCACGTATCCTAagactcagtttcatcatctataaaacacAGGTAATACCTTCTTCACTGAGTTAATGGTAAGGATTCAATGAATAACATGCTGACAAATAACAGatgtttaaatattatttcctttccaCCATAGTGTTTTTTGCTAAAATACCCTAGAATTAATAAAGAAGAAACATATATATTTGATCAATACATAGtactaaataaaaagtaaatctaTCATTGGGCAGCGATGctttccagaatatatatataaactcaaaTATTCCTTAAGGTTTGATTTACTACGTGACTATATCCTGACTATTAGGGATCATTTATTGTAAGGTCTTTGAAAATTAGTTCTTCTAAACATATATTTCTCCTGAAGCATTTTAGTTACTATAAAACATACTTATCCTCTCTCATATTCGATCTGTTTAATTAGATTATTTTCATGTTATCATCACTATAACTGCCTACATGAGTTAAGGACAACTATTCTCTAAGatagttttgaaaataactaCTTCAGAAACTTTGCACTTTCATCCCAGTAAAACGCAGTAAGGAAAattttcaaatggaaaaatacatactAACTTACATAGAGCTCAGGGTGAAGAATGTGGGAAAAAAGTACTTACTTGAACTTTGATCTCTCATTTGTCCATTCTTCAGATAAAATACTTGCTCCCTTTTGGACCTGGAAAATGTAAACAAGTATCCATATAAGGAAAAAAGTCCTTTAACTTTCAAAGAGTGACTCAATATAGCCGGTTCCGACTTGTTGGTAATAAAAGTGAATGCGTTGTCAGCAAGGTTCTCCTAACATTTCAACTCTATTCTTGAATTGCTACCTTGTAAAACAAATATGGTCTGATAGGAAGGATTACTCTGAATGGTGGATCAAGAGGGAAAAAGGAGACATTATAAAAGGAGAAGCAATGTTTAACTGAAGTAAAAATAGTTTCAAGTTAAGTGTCACTTAGGGAGAAAAAGGTAAAACTCAGTGATCTTTTGTCTCGGCTGAAATGAGTATCAGACTAAATTTACTTCTCAATCACAATAAAATTAGACTAGGTAATTTGTATACCTAGttctctgtttttaaagtgtttaattACTGCATCAGCAGCCTTATGCAAACCTGACTTTAATGCAACCCTCAGAATTTGGGGGGAATAATACATTGATTAACATCAATTAACAGATGTAGATAGATGATATAATCATGGTGAATAAACCAAATGATGATAtaacaaattatattttaaattttattaaaaagaaattatctgGAAGGATATCCTGAACTGTTCACAGTGGGTACCAAGGATTCGGAGAGTGGGATAGGAGGAGGGGACctgaataatttaaaatctgtgctttttcttttttaaggtagGAGCACATTGTGTTTATAGTTCCaaactttaaaagttttttcatTAAGTCATCAACTGTATAAACAACATACTGAATAAGGAACTATGGGGCAGAATTCTCAGACATCAACATGGCAAGTTATTAATGCATAGATTATTCGATCTTATATCATCTCCAATAAAGGATGCCTACTAGCTTAGTGTTTTTTACTGTAAATATGTGTCTGCCAAGTTGTTTCCTGTTCCCTGTACTCCACAATTTTTGGATGTAGACTTCCTCTTTCCTccacttttttttcaaataccACTCTCTTGTTCACAAACCATCCTCTTAgacacaaactttaaaaaatggtggCCCAGGGGAGGCTCTTAGGTAGCCCACAGATGTATTTTGTTTGgctagaaaaacatttttagcaTTTTCAAATTAGTTGCCGGTATTTAAAGATTTGGAGACAGCACACACAGATCCAGACGCCCAGCttctcttgaaagaaaaaaagacaggatGAGAGAGGGCCCGCAACCCGTGTTGCTGACAGCTGTTCCTTCATCAGGGTGTGTGGGGTGTGCGCTCCAGTCCCGCCCCGTCACCTCCCCAGCAGCGCGTCCAGGGACTGAGCTCACCTCCTGCATCTTTTTTTGTCTTATAGTCAACAGGGAAGTTCTCTCTTACTCATACCCTTTCGTTgctctcttcttttaaaaatgtggggtgggggtgggggcaatgAAAGGACTGTCATGCAAACCAGATGTTTCAAGAAAGGAAGATGGTAGTAGGCATGTTTCTTTTTGGAAATGAATATAGTTTTCCTGTGTCTAATATGCAGACGAAGGATGTGGAAGGCCTCTGTGGAAAGAACCAACTTAATAACAGCAAGAAGCCCGCATGGAATAGGGAACATGAAAAAAAGCAATCATTTGTTTTTAAGTGAGAATAGTGATACTTTTGTGAAATGCAATTACATGTTAAATGAAAGACTGTCGCTAATTCACTCTACTCATTTGTATTATCTAACTGACCCTGTAGGTAGTTGAGGTTGTCCCCCTATTTAGAAACACAGCTAGACACACGTCAGCGACCCCGCCCTACTTCTATGCCCTGAAGCGGTCCCACCAGCCCAGCAGCCGTTCACCTCCACTTCCCTCTGCTTCCTGCTCTGCGAAGATAATGGAGGCACCTGTAAAACTTCCTATGAACCaactccattttcctttttcccacacAGGGCCTCTCCCACTAGGCCCACCATCTGGCAAGATGCCCATGTTGAGAGCCGAGACCTTCCTTTGCCAGGACAGTTCCATTCATTTGTACAAGGTCCCAGGCCTCCCATTACAGCTGCAGACGCTCAGGGCAGATCTCAACCTGAGTTCGACCCCTGTGGGAGGAAGCCGACGACCCGTTCGAGACAGCAGCCAACACTAACAGGGGCGCCTACTGTCTGCTCAAAAGGCAGGAGCAGATCAGTAGCCACGGGATGACACCAGGGGTTCTCAGCCTCCTGATTtggggggaaagaaaaggaacctCTGATCAACCTGTGTGAGTCAAATCTGCACCCCCCAAGACCAGCCCATGTGGGACACAGATCACGTGTCCAGCAAATGCCTGCTGATTACAGAACGTGGCTCGACCCTCTCTGGACTATCACCAGGACTAACTTTAACTCTCTGCCATTAGCTAGGTCCAACTTCTAGCAATACTAACGCCTTGTCATACAGTCCACCAAGTGCCTCTGCAAAAGCTGTCTTGACTTGACTCAGCCAGAAAAGCTGTGAGGTGGGTAGGGCTGGCTTTACAATATCATCTCCAATTTACAGAATAGACAATAGAACTCAAAAGAGCTTCATATGACTTCTTCAAGGTCAAACAATGAGTCCTGGGCCTCATGTTTACTACACTTTTCTCCAAGCCACCACAAGCTAAACATAAGAGCTGGGAGATAAAACTAAAAATTGTGAGTTATTATGAAACTGTACaccttcagagagaaaaaaaaaattcattatccAAAACAGGTTCTgtaacaaaaacagtattaaaataATTGAGGGACACAATCAGGAAGAAGAAAtcaagggtttgttttttttaatgtttttatatagaaatattttagaaagattttacAACATAGTAAATCATTATGTCATactacagaaagaagaaaaagattaaaCCTCAAGGATCAAGAAAGTGCTCGTAGCAATGTATTGCAGTCTCCACGAAAGTGCATGAATGATTAAGGCAAAGGACCCCGTTGGTACTGGCATGCTGCAAAATGTTTtgcaaaacagtttttaaaaatatatacaaaagggGTTTTTTTCCTCCGTCGTTATCAAAGGCATTTAAAAGGGATACATTCATGAGCAGTCTTCCTCTACAACTAGGTAAAAATAACTCCTGGGTACaaaacagtaaaaggaaaaatgcTCTGCCAGAGCATGTTGTAAGTAAATCAAGtgatttataaaacaaaaccttTTCCAAGTTTGGGTTTGCTTTCTGCCTTTAACTCCCTCACATTCCCAGACAGAGATCATTAAGGAGAGAGGTGTGAGTTAAATTTGGTTCTGGCCCTTCCGTGTGACTGTTAACCTCTAGTTTCTATGGCCAACCCACTGGCGTGTTATAAATCTACTTCACAGCTTTGCAGCTTACATGACAGCCATTTTATGAAGTGCTACATATACTTAATACAATATTTTGCCCTATCTGATAATAAAACTACAAAGGTGCTCTCTAAAGCTAAACCATAAGCCCTGTTAGAGAATTTCAGCTAAGTATTTCctttttacatatgtatgtaaatcCCTTAAGATTGAGAGGATCAATGAAGAGAATACTGGTTATCAACCTTTAATCTTCACACTTGGAAGGGGATTTGTTTTTATAATACCACTgagaatgagatttttaaaaagtaaattagtgAACAAGAGTGAGTTTTAGGGGAAACTGACATGTTTGGATCTAGTACAGATAACAAGTATCTGCCAAAGAGTAACTTACTTCACATGACTAACCACTCACTTATGTAAATTTTATCTACTCgtgagaaatagagaaaaatcagtgtCACCATTTTAGTCTCCGTATTTAAACcgagtttttcttttcctattttttttccatctttgaaTATAAGGGAAAATAACTAGCTCATTTCTGCTGGCTTAAGATATTCTAAACAGCTTTTAGCCTTCAAGGTATAGCTGTGGTAAAACCAAAGAGAGACACCCAGCCATTTATTGGGATTCTAAAGTACAAAATAAACACACAGGCCCCTCATAATCTAGTAACAGTGAGAGCAACAGTTAAACTGTCTTACACAACAGATGTGTTAGTTTGATTTTCATCGGTAACTTCTTTTTCATCAGGACCACAGACAAAAAGCTGGGTGCCCAGAGTTTTCTGGGCAAATCGGAAATACATGATGTGGCCCATTGCCACAAAGGAGACTGAAATCAATACGAGCAAGCCAAAAGCTTCAGGATTTGGAGCCAGGATGACCATGATGAAATGCAGAAGATCAAGAAGATAGTTCATGGAGTTCTGTACACCGTTTATAATGCCTCTTTCAGATTCAACTACATTTTCTTGCAGCAACTGTGTCACAGTTAAATCAAAGGACCAAAGACCtgtaataaaagatatttttagagacttaattttaatttatagctGTACACTTTGgatttatagattaaaaatttgTTGACGTGTGCAAACTACATATTTAGCCCTATTACCTTAAAGTTACCACGTGTATATTTATCACAGCCTAGCCTTAgagaattctttttcattaatgaatACTAGGTTATTAGTGGcttcaagaaattatttttacagccacaagacaaaaataaatctaaaccACAAAcctcttaattctatttttcagtgATTATGCATACTATGAAAGCAAAATTCTGAAATCAGAGACAATGACTCTTATTGTAAGTACTagtatttttaaagcttaaaatgAACAGACCTAACACATTGTTACGGTTAAAGTGTAAGGAAATTTTAAACCATTAGTACATTTAATACTTCTAAAGCACCTACAATAAAGTTGACTTGCTTAAATATTAATGTCTTTGATCAATTAATGAACTGCTTTGTATCACAAGATAAACACGGTTTCATTTCAAAAATGAATCCAGGCGGAGATAATTCATCAGTACTCTATTAATGATTACTTAAATTTTGCTTTGTCAGATGtctttatgtttccttctagagCTATAAAACCCATTTGTTTGGCAAAGGATACAATAAATACACATCATGTAGAGAATACTCTTGAAGGATTTTTTCCCTAACTGctatgtcttttcttttctttacaattTAAACCCAACACACTTTTTTTACCTTGTCCCACAGAAATACTCTCTCAATTACAGTCCTTTTGGTAGAGTTATAGAAATATAAAGGCTCTGAATTACTAAAAGCATAACTATTATAgataacatctttttaaaaattaactaaattAAAAGACTAAGATATCCACTTAGTAAAAATTTTCAAGCCCGAACCATGTTTTAAGAAActatatgcacatatacacacacaaatatagtttttttaaactataaaataaaaatttcataataaatgattctaatacataagaataaatagtgtattttgcttatattaacattcagcaaatatttcagaCCACTTAATGCTTTATTCTCTGAACCTGCATTGCAGACACTTTATTAACATACAAAACTGATTTCTTACCGATTCTAGCAGCAATGACGCCTGCGAACAGCAGACTGACAGAGGTTACGGGCACAGATTTAGGACTCATCTCTGGGATAATACTAGCAGGATCAGACTCATTTGACTTGTGTATTTCAGCTGTAGAGATGATTGCAGGTAATTCTGTAGGTGTAATTGAAAGTGGCTCTGTTTGAATGAACCTAGAACGGATATCttcaaaaggagaaacagacaggtCCAAGGGGCTTCCGGGCATGAACACGGAGATTACACACAAGATCAAACAGGAAAGCTGTGCAAATCCTGAGATTAGGCCAGTCCGAACCAGGCCACATTTTCGACGCAGCCACGTAAAAGCCACAGTTCCCATAATTCCAGTTATGGCTGATGCTCCCATCAAAATACTGAGGACGGACCCGCTCAGCCCCTGAGTGTAGGCGTACCCTGTAGTGATGCAATCAAAGCCCAGGACAGTCATATAGAGGAAAGCAAGACCCATGCCCGCCAGAAACACTGGCTGATTGTAATAGGAGACCCATCCATCTCGGAAGGTGCGGAAGGGCTCAGCCATTTGGGAGGCACAGCTTGGCTCTTGCTCAGGTTCAAGCTCGTGGATTTCAGGCTCTTTCTCACCCATTAGATGAGTTCCCTCCAGGGGTTTTGGCTCAGTTTCTGTTAATAAaagatatcattaaaaaaaaaaaaaagacatccttATTTGAGGGAGAGGACATGGGGAGAAAAGCCAATTATCTTACTCAGTGTTTTctcttctcccctttccctccctcatGGATACCCCAGCTACTACcatataatatgtattttcttttattaatctaAAAATTCCAGCCAAGGAACAATCTCCAAGCAGCATTTATGTTAAATAAACAAGAAACTATTGatgcctccttctcctccctgcccctcaccctgAAATTATATTTCCAGCAAAGTAAATAGCAAGACAACTCATCAGATGAAATATAATAATTGTCTGGCAAAACACAGCCTCTTATTTTCTGGGGTCCTGTTAAGATTCCATTTGCCTAGAAGCccaatttcctcctcccttcttgAGAAATGCCCACCTTCATGTCCTCACTCCCTCCCATTGTCCTACAAATGGCATGTAACCCTCTTCTTTGGAGACTCCTAGGAATTCTCTAATTCTCTTTTTCCCCACTGTTCCTCCCACTCCTATGGCTCAGCTTTGCCAGGTCATCCATCAATTAATCACCCCTCTGTGCTTACTGCTCACCTTAAGGAAAAGGGCCAGGGGTCCCATTACAACCCCTTGCAGTTCAGCCCAGATTTGTTCCTTAGACCCTCAAAAGCATGGTTGTTGACTCATTTACCAAGTTGACATATTTAACCTCATGCAGGCCTTCATGGTAATAAAACCTGATATAAATTCCGTATTAT containing:
- the SLC40A1 gene encoding ferroportin isoform X2, producing the protein MMVFLHKEELLTMYHGWVLTSCYILIITIANIANLASTATAITIQRDWIVVVAGGDRSKLADMNATIRRIDQLTNILAPMAVGQIMTYGSAVIGCGFISGWNLVSMCVEYFLLWKVYQKTPALAVKAALKVEETELKQLNSYKETEPKPLEGTHLMGEKEPEIHELEPEQEPSCASQMAEPFRTFRDGWVSYYNQPVFLAGMGLAFLYMTVLGFDCITTGYAYTQGLSGSVLSILMGASAITGIMGTVAFTWLRRKCGLVRTGLISGFAQLSCLILCVISVFMPGSPLDLSVSPFEDIRSRFIQTEPLSITPTELPAIISTAEIHKSNESDPASIIPEMSPKSVPVTSVSLLFAGVIAARIGLWSFDLTVTQLLQENVVESERGIINGVQNSMNYLLDLLHFIMVILAPNPEAFGLLVLISVSFVAMGHIMYFRFAQKTLGTQLFVCGPDEKEVTDENQTNTSVV
- the SLC40A1 gene encoding ferroportin isoform X1: MTRAGEHNRQGGCCGSLANYLTSAKFLLYLGHSLSTWGDRMWHFAVSVFLVELYGNSLLLTAVYGLVVAGSVLILGAIIGDWVDKNARLKVAQTSLVIQNVSVILCGIILMMVFLHKEELLTMYHGWVLTSCYILIITIANIANLASTATAITIQRDWIVVVAGGDRSKLADMNATIRRIDQLTNILAPMAVGQIMTYGSAVIGCGFISGWNLVSMCVEYFLLWKVYQKTPALAVKAALKVEETELKQLNSYKETEPKPLEGTHLMGEKEPEIHELEPEQEPSCASQMAEPFRTFRDGWVSYYNQPVFLAGMGLAFLYMTVLGFDCITTGYAYTQGLSGSVLSILMGASAITGIMGTVAFTWLRRKCGLVRTGLISGFAQLSCLILCVISVFMPGSPLDLSVSPFEDIRSRFIQTEPLSITPTELPAIISTAEIHKSNESDPASIIPEMSPKSVPVTSVSLLFAGVIAARIGLWSFDLTVTQLLQENVVESERGIINGVQNSMNYLLDLLHFIMVILAPNPEAFGLLVLISVSFVAMGHIMYFRFAQKTLGTQLFVCGPDEKEVTDENQTNTSVV